In Ptychodera flava strain L36383 chromosome 6, AS_Pfla_20210202, whole genome shotgun sequence, the sequence ATTAGTTTTCCTCTGTGTGTGTggctgtgtctgtctgtctgtctatctgtgtcCCCCACCAGATAATCTCCCAACTTCCCCTGTACTGTGTTTCgtcaatgtaaaattttccaatcgCCAGCTCTTTGCCTCATACTTTACCCCTAATTCTAATCATACTCCGGGCCCGTCAATTAAGCCTTTTCAAAGTTGCTCGCTCAGTATGAGAAAGTCTTGCCGATTCAGCGTTTCCACATCTATTGCTATGTCACGTGCAGAGAAAActaacaaaagggtgaactcagcagttactgtttaaacaaaatttattacaaaaataaaactaattgctaagttagggacagagtacaagctttaaaagtgtacagactacttatctcagctgggacggcaaagctccagtctcagagttgtaacagtcagttggatgaatgaacagtcctttggcttgcaggctgcacaaagtccacagtataaatccagcgttggcagtgaaggtcttgaaaagtcttgagaatgactactgctggagtttagtaacacacaagagacacgatcccaaaagtctgactggaagcagtgcacgtcccttttataaaggcatataagaacaatctagaacttttattgacatgctaattactgttctaaaattatctctcttacacaactaatcaactttccagaacattccaaacatgactaattgaattcaaggttgtgaggtcattaagggcagtgaccttgagaatgttctagaccaattgaactcaggtcatgatgagtgtgggggaaatgacctacataacacaccccctcttcaaaaaaaagaaaatttttcaaagaaaaatctttcttttgcaaatgtaatcttgaaaaggatttaagtactcaaattttgttttactctaaagtaaaatttcttgaaagtgaacaacaataaactctaaatacgagagagacagtctgcaattaaattgtctctgcctttgatatgtctaatatcaagattaaactcctgtaacattaaactccatcttagcaatctctgatttttgcctttaaatttctgcagaaaaacaagagggttgtgatcaatataaaccactattggctgatttgaagaagtaacataaacttcaaaatgctgtaaagctaatatcaaagataaacactctttttcaattgtagagtagtttctctgggatttgttaaatttgcgtgaaaaatagcaaacaggatgatctacaccatgactatcctcttgcaataaacagcaccagcagccgtatcactagcatccacagctaatttgaatggcaaagtgaaatctggtgcagacaacactggagcactttgcagtatggctttaagtgtatcaaatgcctgttggcattgctctgaccaaacaaactttactttctttttaagtaagttagtcaaaggctcagtaattgtggagaaatttggacagaattttctgtagtaaccagccataccgagaaagcgcatcagttgtcgtttgcagtttggtatgggaaaacttgaaatggcactgattttggcatcaacaggttttacctcaccctgtcctacagtatgtccgaggtaagttaccctagcccaaccaaactcagatttggcaaggttgacagtcaacattgctttgctcagtctctcaaagaacttccgcatgagcttgatgtgttcctcccaggtgtcactatacaggacgacgtcgtcaacgtaggctgcacacccgtctagcccggatatgacgtcgttgatcatccgttggaacgttgccggagagttcttcattccgaatggcatcaccttgtactggaacaatccgtctggtgtaacaaaggcggatatttcacgagcacgatccgtcagagggacttgccaaaatcccttcagtaggtcaaattttgtcacatacttggcttttcccactcggtcgatgcagtcatcaatcctcgggattgggaaagtgtctgtctttgttaaagtgttgaccttcctaaagtccgtgcacatacgataactgtggtctgatttgggaacaagtatgcacggcgaactccagttacttttactgggttcaataaagtcattgtccagcaggtatttgacttcttcctggagatatttcgcttttgttggattcagtctgtatggatgttgttttacaggcttactgtccccaacatcaacgtcgtgatagatgacgtttgtcctcgttggaacatcttgaaacaggtgtttatattcatggagcagttctttcacctgttgttgttgttctggctggaggtgtgccaactttgtagactccagcttctccaggatttctgagttctgaagcttgaccgagcccagctttgagtttagagtattttcactcaagtcagtttcagtatcactatcttcataatggccagaactgactgtactgacaggctttgttttagtaggattatccctatccaaatatggcttaagcatatttatgtgacatagctgtttttgttttcgcctgtcaggtgttattatgatgtaatttaaatcactcaatttcttatcaattagatatggcccaaagtaacgagcatggaatggttttccaggaattggaagtagaacaagaaccttttgacctggttcaaacttccgttttgaggtgttttatcgtatttgattttcattgactgctgagatgactcaagattttctctggctaattcacatgctttagagagttttgtacgaaaatctgacacatattgcaaaatattcagacaatcatcatcgtctgataggaatttctctttaacgagcttgagtgggccacggactgtatgtccaaatacaagctcaaatgggctaaaaccaagagactcttgaattgactctctaacagcaaagagcagaaaatgaattccttcatcccactgcttctctgtgtcaaaacagtaggtcctaatcatgtttttcaagtttgatgaaatcgctcagagcaccctgactttctggatgataggcggatgacctatactgtttaatgcctagctgatccattacttgttgaaaaattccagacataaagttggaccttgatcggactggacacatttagggaggccaaataaagtgaaaaatttgactaaagctctcactatagtctttgtctttatgtttctcagtggtatggcttcggggaaccgagttgatgtacacattattgtcagcatgtactcatttcctgatcttgtttttggtaggggcccaacacagtctattagaatcctactaaatggttcttgaaatgcaggaattggctgtaaaggggcctttggaatggtctgattcggctttcctaccatttgacatgtgtgacaagttttacagaaatgtgctacatcctgcctgagattaggccaataaaagtgactgagaattttatgataagttttcctgactcctaagtgacgagcccagggcgtttcatgggccaggcgcaatatttcagcacggtagggctttggaaccacaatttgatgttttatagcccaatcgtcatcaaccaaaacatctggaggtctccatttacgcatgagaataccagactttgtataataggaaacagagctatctgaagttttaccttcatcatctaccctgtcaaacaaagacaaaatatctgggtctttgtgttgttctgcaatgagatttgatctagaaaatgtctgactttggtcagcagaagttttactggaagtttcaaatccacgagggataacggaatgatccgtgtcaaacacctgactgagaaaggtgtcatttaagtcaacatctgtgacattatttttgagagtattttgattctcggaagttttctttgacatggctcgagtaatggcacatgaaggaaataaatcgggtatctcttgttcaattggctctggatcctgatctaaactaggattatcagtcacaagtggattagtaatgaccttgtccccagcaaggtcgtttccaagaagaaggtgaatcccttcaaaaggcaaaaaaggcctaatacctaaagtcacaggtccagaaacaaagtccgaagacaaatagacattatggagaggaacaggaatgtagtcattacaatctacccccttaataagaactttagaacctgaaaatgacttttcagaaaacggcagggtatctgccaacaaaagagactgggaagccccggtatctcttaaaattttgacaggggtagcggaagagaaatcactagaaagtgatataaaaccattatgaataaatggttcgaaaatacccataatgctatcttgagaagaattgaccttgacctcattaattggggataagagggtttaacctcagaaaatgtgttgcacacattattagactctaattgagttgatgaagaaataaagccggtgggcttagatccactttgaccactttgaccttcacgttttcttttcaatttgaaacaatctgacattaaatggccgtctttcttgcaataattacaagaaagtgtaccgaactgtttgtcagaaggagattgagacttgggatctgatgatgtggaagtgttacttgaactctgtgaactgttgtcatttgatttcctactgtcctttgaaaaattcttggatgaaaaggaggagttaaatttgcctgcattgtttctgtaggaaaaggactgggatggtttgctgagaaatgaagatttgtgagtcaatgagtaatcatcggccaaacgtgcagcaacctccaatgtatctgccttttgttcattgataaacgtcttgatgtcactccgaatgcacctcttaaattcctcaatcaaaacaagttgtcgtaatttgtcataattctgactgaccttttcagaagaacaccaacgatcaaacagttgttcttttgttcgagcaaattcaacataagtttgatccttcaccttctcacaatccctaaatttctgacggtaagcttcaggcaccaactcatagcccttgagaattaattccttcacagaatcataatctgaagcctgctctactgacaattgaatgtaaatttctctggctttacccaccaaagcactctgcaaaagcatagaccaggactccttaggccaattcagactctgagcaattttctcaaaatgaaggaaatatttatcaacatcatttcttggaaaggggggactaacctgaaatgcttagtgatgtcaaaaccgtgtgaagggaaggattttcctgactgtccaagctctaaacgtttcatttctaatctttcctgcctatctttctctctctgtctttcttccatttctaactgcatttgtattttttctttttctatttgtaattctagtttcttgatctccaaatttgtctgcatttctaattctaattttctgagttcagaggtagactcgggctcataatctttcagggtggattcctcaaattggcctaaatcaactagatgtttggcaatacggtactgtatttccctcttgcgcatagatcttttgacttctactttaaggaaatttgccagtgctatgaggtcatcttttctgagggaatcaaatgtgtcctgatcaaggtcatccatttcctctggtttaaattccgccatgattaaatttcgctgagttcacagtatacagtagttttaaaaaggctggcaaaatgttgtcaaacggctcaaaatgttcgtctcccggacgagcccccaatttgttacgtgctagagaaaacgaacaaaagggtgaactcagcagttactgtttaaacaaaatttattacaaaaataaaactaattgctaagttagggacagagtacaagctttaaaagtgtacagactacttatctcagctgggacggcaaagctccagtctcagagttgtaacagtcagttggatgaatgaacagtcctttggcttgcaggctgcacaaagtccacagtataaatccagcgttggcagtgaaggtcttgaaaagtcttgagaatgactactgctggagtttagtaacacacaagagacacgatcccaaaagtctgactggaagcagtgcacgtcccttttataaaggcatataagaacaatctagaacttttattgacatgctaattactgttctaaaattatctctcttacacaactaatcaactttccagaacattccaaacatgactaattgaattcaaggttgtgaggtcattaagggcagtgaccctgagaatgttctagaccaattgaactcaggtcatgatgagtgtgggggggaaatgacctacataacaatatgtcaCGGGAAAAAGGCCTAGTCATCGTGTTACCTTAAACATCTGCTATACCCCAGACGACATAACGTCACCGCATCTCAGTAAGTCATGTTGTTGTCTTCTGGATTCCATTTTATAATGAGATTGGTTTCATTCACTTGTGAGAAACCAAGTGCACGACGTGCTTTTACTTTGCAAGTACTTCGGTTTCGCTTTTCaggttaaagggaaacagtcgtcggaactgctcCTGTGCGACattcttgtttacaaataatgaaTTCCGTGCACAGTACCTAGGTGCATCGCATCATCATAgcagcaacatttaaattatacgatgcaGACTATGACCGACATGATTTAATTGTCATCACCATCGTGCCTTCGATACAGTGTtgccattggtcgtatgggtcccatacgacctctgagcgcagttccgactacTAGATCACTTTAATACCGATGACTTCAATGATGTTACGCAGTGCAAAAACTGTCGGAAAATGTAACAAAGTTTAAATACTATCACTACACCGGAATTCCGCATTGGCTGGTGGCTTCGCAAAAGTTCTGTCGTTGGGGGCGCTAGTCAATACCCTCCTATGGGCACCATGTATTCGAAAGAATAACTGAAAACGTATTTTACATAAACCTGCCACTGTACAAATACCTTTTTGTCCAAAGGCAGTACCTATACCAAAGTTTTGCCGTAAGACTTTACTCTTTAATAGAATTGAGTATCGTAGGCAAACATGCAGAGGTGTGTTAGTATCTAATGTGTCAGTCAGAATACCAAGCTACTGCGAGGATATGTTAAAAAGTTCAGTTTAGAAGTTGTGTAGTTCGCGTCAGATCAAACATGACAGACAAGAACACCTGAAAGATACCAAAAGACTGAACGTGATCTTACAATGTAATCTCTACTGTCAGGTTTATCGAGAAAACAGCGACGATTCACACAGTGAGGGCGATGGAAGAGAAGGAGCAGATGAAATGGATGGGGACAATTCTAGCACCGGTGACCCTGACGACAAAACACCAACCAAAGAACACTTCAATGCCAACACATACGCCAGCAAGAAAACCATATCTCAAGGCATGCTAGACGTGGCACTGTTGACCGCCAACTCGTCGCATCTCAAACTCCTCTGTCAAAGCTACGTTAGGGGCGACCAGCCTCTATTTTTCGTGTTACTGGTGACGCTCTTATCTGTGTCGATGGCGCTTCAGGTCGTGGTTGGCGTCTTGCTGCTGATCAAGCTCAAGTGCGACATCGTCAACGGTGATGATTCTGTCAAAAGGCGCGCTGACAGGTGCAACGACGCCGCCATGGTACTGGTCAtgttcattgtcattgtcaaCATTTTAATAGCCTCCTTCTCGAGTGATTTGTAGGATGGCAGACAGATGTCATCGAAAACTGAAAAATGGAGACTGATTGTAAAGATCAACTACGCGGGTATTGGGAAAATCAATATAACTAAAATTATAAGAAAGATATATTGCAGCCTTTTTCTTAAAAACATTATCTCCATATATCGGACCTTGGAAAAAGTTAAACTTTGGAATTTTCGTAAAAACACGAACTTTGCGTGCTCTGACGAACTCGTGAAAAAATTAGACCAACATTAGAGGAGGAGAAAATAATATGTCTTTATCTTTCACCCGCCCCTCTCTACTCCTGGATATAACTGTCGACGTCCGCCTTGAATACAAGATGTTGATGCACATACAATTCAGAGAGTATACAATATGTAATTAAGACTCGCATCAAATGCGATTCCGTGTTAACTCGTGTTCCGAAATACTTTACAGACGACAGAGCCAACCACTTTGAAGAGAAACAGTTTTACGAAAGAAACCTAAAATAACCCatcaagaataacaaaaaaatACGATATCATTAAATTATAAGTTATACCATATTTTGATTCATGAAATTACCGGCATGTCTCCTTTGACCGAGAGACCTTTTGATATTGGACCCGGAAGCAATGGTTGTTATGAAATCATTTAGGGCACATTCGCTGTTACTTTTAATAATACGTAGATTATTTTTGTTCATCTAAACGATTTCCTTACTCTGCCCCCTcactatttttaaataaaaaaacattagcCTTACCACAACGCATCATTGTGTACAACGTGCGATGTTTCTACTGACAAATGAATCATTCTGTACCCGACTTACATCCGGCTTTCAACGAGACATAACATTGCATGGTCATAACATACATACGGACACTGGTGACATGAAGTTGAACTGTAAACATTTCAACAGGATCTTCGGAAAGATgttgaaaaatacataaaacgTTACAGCTGAAGTTCGTCTTAGTGTTTAGGGTAAGATTTTTTCGTTTCAAGGCTTTTTAGTTCAATCACCTACCACTATGTCCAACCCCCTGAAATG encodes:
- the LOC139134744 gene encoding ninjurin-2-like; the encoded protein is MTHSTSSPVVMVTVDDDVPSHEAESEVYRENSDDSHSEGDGREGADEMDGDNSSTGDPDDKTPTKEHFNANTYASKKTISQGMLDVALLTANSSHLKLLCQSYVRGDQPLFFVLLVTLLSVSMALQVVVGVLLLIKLKCDIVNGDDSVKRRADRCNDAAMVLVMFIVIVNILIASFSSDL